Below is a window of Panthera leo isolate Ple1 chromosome B4, P.leo_Ple1_pat1.1, whole genome shotgun sequence DNA.
TCTGCAGCAGGTGCACCTGTCCCGACCCTGATCCCGGTCTCTCCCTCTCATGTCCGCCCCTCTGTACCGTGTCTGTGGTGCCCGTGTGCGTGTCTCCGTGTCTGGCTCCTACTCGTCGGCCTCACAGCCTGACCCTGGCCTGCACCTGTCCGGTACGGCGGCCCTCACCCATCCCGCTCCAGACTCCAGGCGGGTGCGGTTTGCCGTCCCGCGGCCACAGGACGGTGGGTGGGCGGGGCCTCCCGGACAGGCGGGACTCTCGGCCAATGGTCGCCCCAGGCCCTTCTGTCTCGGCCAATCAGGAAGGCCCGCGGGCGCGCGCCTTCCAGGACTTCCCGGGCCGGCCCGCCCGCGGAGCTCCGGGGACCTGTGGGCCCCAGCGTCCCGCCGCGcacgccccgcgccccgcgcgccTGCCGCGAACACACAGGGGCGGACACGCTGCTGGCTCGGGAGGCTTTAAGCAAACGTTTGTGGGGCCACGCCCGCCCAGCGGGTCAGTCATCCGCGTAGGTCAGGACCCGGGCCAGGTGGTCCGAGTGCCGGATCCCGAAGCTCCAGCCGCCGGGCTTGCGGTGCTGCGGATGCAGGAGACGGCGCTGACCTCGCGGGGCCAGGCGTCCAGCTCCGCGCCGGGGAACCCCGGGACTCcgaccctcctcccctctcccctgaccctTGACCCGGGACTCCAGACCCCTTGGTCCACGTTGTAGGCTGCGGGTCCCGGATTCAGGGTGTTGTCCTGGGGGAGTGAATTCCGCGCCAGCATCGAGAACTGGGGGGCCCGAGGCTTGTAGATCCCAGTGTTCACCACGTGGTAGGCGCAGGGACCCGGGGTCTGTGGGAGGGCAGCGGGGGCGCACTGGCCTTCACCTCTTGCTTCCTGACCCTCTGTGGCCCGCCGGGTGCACCCCGCGCTGCGCCGTGTCCcgcagcccctctcccaccttgCTGAGGTCCTCGAAGCAGCTGCCCACTGCGCTGCGGCCATAGATGGAGTAAGTTGGGGCCGAGACTTTACCGATGACACGCGGACCCAAGAGCGAGGGCACAGTGTAGGCCCCGGGGCCTGGGGAGGAGCCAGCAAGGGGTGGGGTCTGGGGCGGGGGTGAGTCTTCCTGGCCAGGCCAGGGTCTCCCCGCCGCAGCCTGGAGAGTGGTTCCCCGTCAGGGATAGGAAGGTCCACGGTGCTGGAATAGGCCTTTCTGGTCTCACCTGGGGTCTGCGGCTCCGCGTGGATGCCCCAGTTTCGGGGGGCGATGGTGTGCCGAGGCGCACTGGGGTACGTCGCGTTCCCAGCTCGTTCTGGGAAGTACCTGCCTGCGGGGCGGACCGGGAGTGTGGGCCGGGACCGGGACCGGGTTGGGGGCCTGGTGGGGACCCGGGTTGGGGGTCCTGGGACTAAGGTGGATCCGAGCCACGGTTTGTCAAAGCCCGGTGGGGCTTGGGGTTGAGATCCAGATGTGGAGGTACCGATTTTGGAGTGTTAGGGTACACGGGGAGGGGGCGTCGGGGCTCAGGTAGGGGGTTCCCGGGTGGGCCTTCCCGGAGGCGGCTCTGCCCTGGGGAGCCCGGGGTCCCAGGGGTCCTGACCGGGTCCCGGAGTGAGGAAGGGCGCTGCGTGGCGCGGACGGCCGTAGATGGAGTAGGCGGGGGTGCCGTCGGGGCCGCGCACGGTCATACGAGCTGGAATCAGGTGGCCGGGCCCGGGGCCGCACGAAGTCTGCTGCGTGGGGAGGCGCGCGCCGAAGGAGAACGCCGGGGCGCGGGGCCGCGACGGGTCGTGCAGGATGTAGCCTGAAGGAGCTTCCCAGCGTCACCGCGGGCCCCCGCTGCTCCCCGCCCCGGGCACAGTGCACCGTATCCCTCCCTCCAACAGACTTCCCTCCCTTCCGCCCTGCAGCCGGGTTACGGCGTCCCCTTGCCGGCACAGGCCTCGGtagcccctccaccccccgcccgaCGCCGGTACCGGTGTTCGGTGGCAGCATGTACTTGGGCCCCGGGCCTCTGTAGAGCGCGGCGATGGGGCCGCGGGGCCGGTGCGGCCGCCAAGGGCCGACCCAGACGTCCGAGCCCATGGCGCGCGAGGGTGGGGTGAGCTTACGGCCCGCGGCACCTGTGGACAGAAGGTGGCGGCCCCGGCCCCTCCACCCAGGACTCGCGCCGAACGCGCTTCTCCGCTCCAGCTCCTCCCGACTCCGGGGGTGGGGCCCATCCTGTATCCCGGGCGCCGGGAAAACAAACCGGAGCTTTCCCGGCtcggcggggggcggcggggggccgGGCCGGAGCTTCAAGCCCCCGAAGTGAGTCCAGTAGGGGTGTGTGAGCGCGCCAAGTTTGGACTCAATCCTGGGGGGAAGGAATTCCCTGGGGTTCTGGGGGGGCTGGGATATTTCAGGGGCGTCCGGCCAAGACACTGGGGAGAGGAGGCGACGTGGGGAACCTGGTGCCCAGAGGGGGCTCCAGAGTTGATGCACTAACCTGCTCTCGTGGCTCCCGGCGGGGAAGGCAAGGTGGGGTGCCCGGATGCCGGCCCCCTCCCGGCCCGACTCCCAGACCCCATTGTGTCCAGGTTCCGCCTCCTGGCAACGGGGCTGACCGCCCCTTACCCCAACCTGGCTCCGCCCCCCGCAACCCAGCCCCGGAGGCTTCTTCGCGGAGTCGTGGGCGGTGCCGCCGCCCTGCAGGCAGGGCCTTGCGCGGGAGCACTGGCCTGGCTCTTCGCTGGGCTTCAGTGCCCCCATTCCAGAAGTGTACGGCGCCCTGacaaattctcatttaaaaaccaCTGGATCAAAGAGAAACTCAAATGTGAAGTTACACGTTATGCATAAAACATTGCAAAGGTAGATCCCTCATGCCCAACTCTACAGGACATAGCTACAGCTGTGTTCAGTGGAAAACGTATAGCCTTAAatcacttcattattttttaaagtttatttattttggagagagtgctatcaggggatgggcagagagagagggagagagagagaatcccaagcaggctctgcactgtcaatacagaaccgatgtgggccttgaacccaagaaccccgagatcatgacctgagctgaaaccaagagtcagatgcttaactgactgagccacccaggtgcccctaaataactTCATTATTAATGAAGGAAAAATTTAAGTAAAGAAACTTAGTGTTTAtcttacaaacagaaaaaaaaaaccaatgaaggaaatgaaaagaatgtgtcCATTTTACCCAGCTCTGCCAGTCACCTGCCTACTCTTGGAAGAGGGCAGGGGATGAGAAGGAGTGCCCAGTGGTTTGTGGGAATTCTGGTCTTTGCCAAGGGAGCTCTGAGCCCAGTGTGGCATGGAACGCGAGGCAAGCTGGGGATTGCTGGGAGCTGCGCGTCTGGGCCCTCCAGGGGGGACCTGAGGGCTGAAAGGGAGAGGCAGGTAGAGGGTGCATTGtccaaagagaattttaaaataacactgagGGTGTGCCAAATTGATCAGCCTTTTATTATCCTTATGAGACCAGCAATTCTaaagaaggtcagagagaagatACTCCTACCCCACAAATCTTTTGTTAGTGGTTTAAAAAGATACTGTGGTTACTGTTGAATTTTAATAGCATATATGTAAGTTTCAAGTTAGcaatttttattacctttattaaATATTGTATTCTGTATGGAAGTTAATGCAGACTCCCTACAAGTTGTTCTTAGGGGACTCAGTGCCTCATGCCTGGACATTCGAAACGGCTTTTGGAGCTGTAGGGGCaattgtgtctcctctccctgagGTGACacatatttctccttttaagCCTTAGATTTGAGATGAGCAATGAGACCAGAGTGATtgcaagaaggaagaagaaacagaactcAGTTTTCGCACTTTTGTAATTCTGTGACCATTTggagtttttatttgtgtttaaaattttaaatagtgagggactcctgggtggctcagttggttgtgtccgattcttgatttcagcttaaattggtgagttcaagtctcgCATCGGCCCCGctctgacagtgcggagactgcttggggttctctctctctctctctctctctctctctctcaaaagaaataaataaatttaaaaaattaaaatactgagaTAGGGCAAGGTGTactatttttgtttggttggtacAAACTTTATTTCATATGTGAAGTATTTTACtgaattagaatattttaaaaacaaaaatattttaaaattgctcaTTTTAATTGCTAATTAAAGTAAAGAATGAGTCAACAAAATCATTATTGCTGCTTATTAGATGATAATTTCTGAAAAGCATGTTGCAGGATACCAGAGGGGGTGTTGACAGAAGATCCCCCATAAAATCAGACACACCAGGTTGGTCCACCCAGACGTGGGATCTGGGGTGCACTGAGCTGTGAGCTGTGGGCTTCCAGGGGCTCCCAGCAGCTTGGCCATCCAGGGCCAGCATTTGAGTGGGAACTGGGACCTGAGTGGGAAGTTCCAGGACCGGTGTGCACCCCTGTGCCCCAGGACTCCCCATCTGCCCAGGACTCTGCCTGGACTCAGCCACCAGGTGCAGGAGCAGCGGCTGTAGAAAGACAGAAAGTCAGAGAAGGATGAGCTCCTAGAATGTGTGGGCAGAAAatgagggctgggggcaggactaGATTCCTGGGGTTAGCGGACAGTGATGGGACCTGGTTTTTCCTcgtttgcctttgtttcttcagCCAATGAATCATTTATTTCCCTCCTCCATGAAAATAGCTGAATTTCTACCCAAGATATAAGCGTGGTGCATCCAGCTGTAAGGAAAAAGCCAACCTATGCAGAAAGACACACAGCCAGAAGCAGAGCACCCTGGATGCTTGTCTTATCCCAGAATGGGCTTGTCTTACCCACGcgattctgtgccttcctgtaTGACGACTTAACCAGTCCTCATTCATAGATATTTGGGTTGGTTCTGCAGCTTAAGATTGTGATCCCAGGTACTCTGAATTCTACTAAATTAATCTTCATAAGTTTACCCAAATAGTTCTTTAGGATAAACTTCCTAATGTGGGACTGCGGGGTCAAGGGGATGATGATTTGGCGAATGTTGCCTAATTGCCGTCCTCAGAAGTGCAGCCTCCCTAGAATGCTCGCCAGTGAGGGTGCTGACTGAGCCTCTTGCTTGCTGTTGTGTCTCCAGTGGgtcataaatatttgatgaataaatagatTAATTTATACTTTCTTCAAtgaattgtgtttctttttctgtacacACTAACCAGTGAAGGTTGAGATCAACCTTTTAAATAATGAGAGCCAAATATATTCCTAGAACAtgtattatgtgtcaggcactacaCTGAGTGCTAatttactgaaattatttcatttaaccctcacagcaAAGTTGGAGTAAAGTGCTATTATTTATTCcaattttacagattaggaaactacATGAAGGCATGAAGGGCTACATGCTTAGAGAGTGGTGGAACTGAGATTCAGATCCAGACTATCTGGCTCTCACACTCTAGACCCTTAATGAATCACACTGCCTCTATACCTTGGCCAGTCTGATCTGAAAATAAGGTCTTGTTTTGTTGAGATTTGCATTTCATTGGTTCTTAGGAAGAATgaacatatttcatatatttattggccatATATATTTCGACAAACTGCCTGTTCACGTGTTTCTAtcaaattttctgttgtttttttttatatttttcttattgatttgtaagacatttatttaaaatattttattttctgatttttatgtaaacattttttaaggtttatttttgaaagagagagagagagatagagagagagagagagcatgagtgagggcggggtagagagagaaagacacaggatctgaagcaggctccaggctccgaactgtcagcacagagcccagtgaggggcttgaacccacagactgtgagatcatgacctgagccgaagtcggaagcttaaccactgagccacctgggctcccctaaaagattttattttttttttcaacgtgtttttttttattttttttatttttgggacagagagagacagagcatgaacgggggaggggcagagagagagggagacacagaatcggaaacaggctccaggctccgagccatcagcccagagcccgacgcggggctcgaactcacggaccgcgagatcgtgacctggctaaagtcggacgcttaaccgactgcgccacccaggcgccccataaaagattttatttttaagtaatctctacacccaatgtggggctcaaactcacgaccctgagatcaagagttgcacgcttcaccgactgagccagccagcacccAAGACATCTTTATGTTACATATTTGACTTTGGGGGTCATATGTTTTCcagatttgttgtttttctttctattttgttattgGTAATCTTTTGCCGtacagaaaaaatatgtttttacataGTCCAATATGTCAAACGTTTCCTTTTGGGCTTCTAGCTTTGGGGCCCAGCAGCCCAACACTAGAACACTGTTCTATTGTTTATCCTAGCACGCACACTCACACAAACCTATGATTTCAAAGTTTTCatcatttggaatttattctgtgtgtagttttttttttttaatgtaaataactttatttatttatttatttatttatttatttatttatttaatgtttatttttaagagaccaagggagcatgagccggggaggggcagagagagacacagaatcggaggcagcctctgggctctgagctgacagcacagagtctgatgtgggacttgaatttttgaactgtgagatcatgacctgagctgaagtcagatgcttaaccaactgagccacccaggcgtccctattctGTGTATAGTATGAGGGaagaatatactttattgtcCTCTCTTCCAATACCGTTTTTCAAAAAAACatcatttccttgattatttgAATTGCTAACTTGATCATATACTAAACTCCCCtaggtttgtttctgggctctaaATTCCTATCTGTCTATCCCTGCACCTACACTGGAATGTTTCGTTATGGGCTTCTAGTGTCTTTTGATTTCTGATAGGGCAAGTCCCTTCTGTTTTGGCTTCCTTTCCAAAATTACTTGgaacattttacacatttttttttttcctacatgaaTTTCTGAATGAGTTGAAATTGATTGAAATTGCATTGGCTGCATAGATTACTTTGGGGAGGATGGACTGGATTAAGGTTTTGAGTTCACCAGTTTAGGAACAGGTTATATTTCTGTAGGTCCAGGTTGGATCTGTtgtgactttgagtaaagcagtgatgatggagagagaaggagagagtgtggTTGGACATAGGTTTTGGTGGTAAAGCTGACACGCTTTGGTAATATACTGGATGTAAGCGATAAAGGAAAGGTGGGGATCACTCGTTGCTTTTGGTTCGATGGACCGAGCAGTGTGCCACTGTCACTCCGTCTCCTCCCAGCACTAAACCCCTCCCCCCTTGTTTGCACCGACACTGCCCAGCACCCCCTACACCTCCCCTTTGCCAGCTGGTGTGGTGCTAGGTTTTGTCCATAGGGGGAGCCGGAGGGACACCGCAAGGACTGGCCTAGAGAAGGGCCTTCATTCCTTGCGGCGCGCTGTTTGGTGTGGAGGCCAGGATCCGATGGCGGGAGGCGGGAGGCTGTCACCTGAGCAGCCCGGCTAGGCCAGCTGCGTCCTGCCTGCCCCCTCTCAAGTTTCTGCACCGTGTGGCAGCTGCTCTTGCACGCCAGCTCAGACTCGCaccctcttttcttctccacctGTGGAAGCCACACCCTCCAGAGAAGAGGAGCCTCACCCTTGTGGCAGGTGTGGGGCTCTTCCAGGTTCTGGGTTCTTCTCTCTGTCAGCCCTGGGTGTGCAGTTGGgagccttgaacaacacgggtgtGACCTGCACGTCCCCTTATAGGCtgatgttttcaataaatacagcacAGTGTTGTAAATACTTTCTTATGACTTTCTGAGTAACATtgtagctttattgtaagaatacagcacataatacataaaacattcaaGATGTGTGTTCCCCACTGTTTATGTCATCAGTACTAGGTAAATTTTGGGGGAATCAAACGTCACATGTGGATTTTTTCAGTGGGGGGGGGTCCCTTGGAACACTCTTCTATCTACTTGAGGGGGAATCTCCTTTTCTTAGTTAACACTTCTTCATCgcattttcttcctgtttgcatTACTGGTGTGGTTTTGAATCTTCTGAATGGAACTCAGCTCACAGAAAATGGATAGAGAGGTCATTTCTGAGGTTAAGCTGATGGGGAGCGGGGCAGTTTGGGCGAGTGAATCAATCACGCTC
It encodes the following:
- the ODF3B gene encoding outer dense fiber protein 3B, giving the protein MGSGSRAGRGPASGHPTLPSPPGATRAGAAGRKLTPPSRAMGSDVWVGPWRPHRPRGPIAALYRGPGPKYMLPPNTGYILHDPSRPRAPAFSFGARLPTQQTSCGPGPGHLIPARMTVRGPDGTPAYSIYGRPRHAAPFLTPGPGRYFPERAGNATYPSAPRHTIAPRNWGIHAEPQTPGPGAYTVPSLLGPRVIGKVSAPTYSIYGRSAVGSCFEDLSKTPGPCAYHVVNTGIYKPRAPQFSMLARNSLPQDNTLNPGPAAYNVDQGHRKPGGWSFGIRHSDHLARVLTYADD